From one Bradyrhizobium sp. Ash2021 genomic stretch:
- a CDS encoding sn-glycerol-3-phosphate ABC transporter ATP-binding protein UgpC encodes MGQVVLKGINKFYESVHAVKDVNLQIRDKEFVVFVGPSGCGKTTTLRMIAGLEAISSGDISIDGNVINALAPMDRDVAMVFQNYALYPHMSVYDNMAFGLKMRKFERPEIEKRVREAADILGIGELLKRKPRQLSGGQRQRVALGRAIVRHPRVFLFDEPLSNLDAKLRVQMRVELKKLHLRLGTTAIYVTHDQVEAMTLGDRVVVMKDGVVQQVGEPLELYNQPANKFVAGFIGSPAMNFAAVTVTEADGSLIAENSGLRIKLPDEIAQRLRGHIGREVILGVRPEDLTVAGSADLDYPCFDAVIEVVEQLGSEILLDMKVGESIMVASVEPTARVRVADKLRVAMRRSRLHVFDAQTEAAI; translated from the coding sequence ATGGGACAGGTCGTCCTCAAGGGGATCAACAAGTTCTACGAGAGCGTGCACGCTGTCAAAGACGTAAATCTGCAGATCCGCGACAAGGAGTTCGTGGTGTTCGTCGGACCGTCCGGCTGCGGCAAGACCACGACGCTCAGGATGATCGCCGGGCTGGAAGCGATCAGCTCCGGCGATATCTCAATCGACGGCAACGTGATCAACGCACTTGCGCCCATGGACCGCGACGTCGCCATGGTGTTCCAGAACTACGCGCTCTACCCGCATATGAGCGTATACGACAACATGGCATTCGGCCTGAAGATGCGCAAATTCGAAAGGCCCGAGATCGAGAAGCGCGTGCGCGAGGCGGCCGACATCCTCGGCATCGGCGAATTGCTAAAGCGCAAGCCGCGGCAGCTCTCCGGCGGCCAGCGCCAGCGGGTGGCTTTGGGCCGTGCCATCGTGCGCCACCCCCGCGTGTTCCTGTTCGACGAGCCGCTGTCGAACCTCGATGCCAAGCTGCGGGTGCAGATGCGCGTTGAGCTCAAGAAGCTGCATCTGCGTCTCGGCACCACCGCCATCTACGTTACCCACGATCAAGTCGAGGCTATGACGCTGGGTGACCGGGTCGTCGTCATGAAGGACGGCGTGGTGCAGCAGGTGGGGGAGCCGCTCGAGCTGTATAATCAGCCCGCCAACAAGTTCGTCGCCGGCTTCATCGGCTCCCCGGCCATGAATTTCGCCGCCGTTACGGTGACCGAGGCGGACGGATCGCTGATCGCCGAGAACTCCGGCCTGCGCATCAAGCTGCCGGACGAGATCGCGCAGCGCCTGCGCGGCCATATCGGGCGCGAGGTCATACTCGGTGTGCGGCCGGAGGACCTCACCGTGGCGGGTAGCGCTGATCTCGACTACCCGTGCTTCGATGCGGTGATTGAGGTGGTCGAGCAACTCGGCTCGGAAATCCTGCTCGATATGAAGGTCGGGGAGAGTATCATGGTGGCGAGCGTCGAGCCGACCGCGAGGGTGAGGGTGGCCGACAAGCTGCGCGTTGCCATGCGGCGTTCCAGGCTTCACGTTTTCGACGCGCAGACCGAGGCGGCCATCTAA
- a CDS encoding DUF6719 family protein, translated as MARLVAFILFAAASGTCSAQIVVKKEPMDLRNGTSVMVDDGTCGKGKIKLVTVTHGNPLPGVPQRDTKCVPR; from the coding sequence ATGGCGAGACTAGTAGCATTCATTTTATTTGCTGCCGCGAGTGGTACCTGCAGCGCCCAGATCGTTGTCAAAAAAGAACCGATGGACTTGAGAAATGGGACCTCGGTCATGGTCGATGATGGTACTTGCGGGAAAGGCAAGATCAAACTGGTAACCGTAACACACGGCAATCCGCTGCCTGGCGTCCCTCAGCGCGATACAAAATGCGTTCCAAGATGA
- a CDS encoding DUF6719 family protein, with protein sequence MHTMLVSTAFALLLASGSCNAQTVLKAEPMMMNRGAVVLVDDGTCPKGQLKQISTVLATGVVTAPYGAVTKKCIQAASTKQ encoded by the coding sequence ATGCATACGATGCTCGTTTCGACGGCCTTCGCCTTGTTATTGGCAAGCGGCTCCTGCAACGCCCAGACCGTGCTTAAAGCAGAGCCGATGATGATGAATAGAGGCGCCGTCGTACTTGTCGACGACGGAACCTGCCCCAAGGGCCAACTCAAACAGATCTCTACGGTACTTGCCACAGGCGTCGTGACGGCCCCTTACGGTGCAGTGACGAAAAAATGCATCCAAGCCGCTTCAACGAAGCAATAG
- a CDS encoding SCO family protein, which yields MTFRAACRVGVSLWLMLAPACAGDAPARSAAEIMDILMWNRELVGGPFELTDQTGHTRTERDFRGKLMLVYFGFTYCPDICPTDLQAIGLALDKLGSNAASVQPLFITVDPERDTAEHLAQYVPMFHPRLIGLTGSPEAIRRAADAYKVYYAKVPLGKAADDYTVDHTAFIYLMDRDGNYLGFFPPGTTADRMAEIIRPRLGEPAR from the coding sequence ATGACGTTTCGCGCCGCCTGCCGGGTCGGCGTCAGCCTGTGGCTGATGTTGGCGCCGGCTTGCGCCGGCGACGCACCGGCGCGGTCGGCTGCGGAAATCATGGACATCCTGATGTGGAATCGGGAGCTGGTCGGCGGGCCGTTCGAGCTCACCGACCAGACCGGCCATACCCGCACCGAGCGCGACTTTCGCGGCAAGCTGATGCTGGTCTATTTCGGCTTCACCTATTGTCCCGATATCTGCCCGACCGACCTGCAAGCGATCGGCCTCGCGCTGGACAAGCTGGGCAGCAACGCCGCCAGCGTGCAGCCGCTGTTCATCACCGTCGACCCCGAGCGCGACACGGCGGAGCATCTGGCGCAATATGTGCCGATGTTTCACCCGCGCCTGATCGGCTTGACCGGCAGCCCCGAGGCGATCCGCAGGGCCGCCGACGCCTACAAGGTCTATTACGCAAAAGTCCCCCTCGGCAAAGCGGCCGACGACTACACCGTCGATCACACCGCCTTCATCTATCTGATGGACCGCGACGGCAATTATCTCGGCTTCTTCCCGCCCGGCACCACCGCCGACCGCATGGCGGAAATCATCCGGCCGCGGCTTGGTGAACCGGCAAGATAG
- a CDS encoding glutathione S-transferase family protein → MPLKLYELVGSDDARPFSPFCWRTRMALAHKGLSAETIPWCFTDKAAIAPHQSEKVPVLLDGDKPIVDSWVIANYLEDTYPDRPSLFGGEGGRAMARMLNWWGDVTVMGGMFPLIVADIPAHLKPVDAAYFRKTREARFGKPLEEVTAGRDKTVEGFRKSLDPLRLTLRTQNYLGGAAPNYADYIVFGPFQWARVVSPFKLLAEDDPVYAWRERLLDAFDGMARKSPGYAV, encoded by the coding sequence ATGCCCCTCAAACTCTACGAACTCGTCGGCAGTGACGACGCCCGTCCGTTCAGTCCGTTTTGCTGGCGGACGCGGATGGCGCTGGCGCATAAGGGGTTGTCGGCGGAAACGATCCCGTGGTGTTTTACCGACAAGGCCGCGATCGCCCCGCATCAATCCGAAAAGGTGCCGGTGCTGCTCGACGGCGATAAGCCGATCGTCGATTCCTGGGTGATCGCCAATTATCTCGAAGACACTTATCCGGACCGGCCGTCGCTGTTCGGCGGCGAGGGCGGCCGCGCCATGGCGCGGATGCTGAACTGGTGGGGCGACGTCACCGTGATGGGCGGCATGTTTCCGTTGATCGTCGCCGACATCCCCGCGCATCTGAAGCCGGTCGACGCCGCCTATTTCCGCAAGACCCGCGAGGCCCGTTTCGGCAAGCCGCTGGAAGAAGTCACAGCCGGCCGCGACAAAACGGTTGAGGGTTTTCGCAAATCGCTCGATCCATTGCGGCTGACGCTGCGGACGCAAAACTATCTCGGCGGCGCGGCGCCGAATTATGCCGACTATATCGTGTTCGGCCCGTTCCAGTGGGCGCGCGTGGTCAGTCCGTTCAAGCTGCTCGCCGAGGACGATCCGGTTTATGCATGGCGTGAACGGCTGCTCGATGCGTTCGACGGCATGGCGCGGAAATCGCCGGGGTATGCGGTTTAG
- a CDS encoding DUF6719 family protein, with protein MKAIIASAGVALLFVLSSSGIAQTVLKKEPMMMNRGTVVLVDDRSCPKGHIKQVTAQGATGSIDSPYGAVTKKCIQAASTKQ; from the coding sequence ATGAAAGCCATTATCGCATCAGCCGGTGTGGCCCTGCTCTTCGTGCTAAGCAGTTCCGGCATTGCTCAGACGGTGCTCAAAAAAGAACCGATGATGATGAATAGAGGAACGGTCGTGCTTGTCGACGATAGAAGCTGTCCCAAGGGCCACATCAAACAAGTTACCGCGCAAGGCGCCACCGGCAGTATTGACTCCCCTTACGGTGCAGTGACGAAAAAATGCATCCAAGCCGCTTCAACTAAGCAATAG
- a CDS encoding sulfite exporter TauE/SafE family protein, translating to MTPFLIAALGLLMVATAFLSGLFGMAGGLILIGVLLALMPLPTAMVLHAITQMASNGWRAFLWRAHIRWRPVMVYLIGCALALGAWSITRYVPDKPVALLLLGVTPFMARLMPANIKPNPDSVWQGALYGSLCMGLMLMTGVSGPLLDTFFLGGNFGRREIVATKATCQVASHFTKLIYFGGIIDQAATLDPVLAGVAIAASMLGTSLARRILEAMSDAQFRTWANRLITTVASYYILYGSWLLLAGSSVASY from the coding sequence ATGACGCCGTTTTTGATCGCCGCGCTCGGCTTGCTGATGGTCGCGACCGCGTTCCTGTCGGGCCTGTTCGGCATGGCCGGCGGGCTGATCCTGATCGGCGTGCTGCTGGCGCTGATGCCATTGCCGACCGCGATGGTTTTGCATGCGATCACGCAGATGGCGTCGAACGGCTGGCGCGCCTTCCTGTGGCGCGCGCATATCCGCTGGCGGCCGGTGATGGTCTATCTGATCGGATGCGCGCTCGCGCTCGGCGCGTGGTCGATCACCCGCTACGTGCCGGACAAGCCGGTGGCGCTGCTTCTGCTCGGCGTGACGCCGTTCATGGCGCGGCTGATGCCGGCCAACATCAAGCCGAACCCCGACAGTGTTTGGCAGGGCGCGCTGTACGGCTCGCTCTGCATGGGGCTGATGCTGATGACCGGCGTCTCCGGTCCGCTGCTGGATACGTTTTTTCTCGGCGGCAATTTCGGCCGCCGCGAAATCGTCGCCACCAAGGCGACCTGCCAGGTCGCGAGCCATTTCACCAAACTGATCTATTTCGGCGGTATCATCGACCAGGCCGCAACCCTCGATCCGGTGCTGGCCGGTGTCGCGATCGCGGCCTCGATGCTCGGCACCAGCCTGGCGCGGCGGATTCTCGAAGCCATGAGCGATGCGCAGTTTCGCACCTGGGCGAACCGGCTGATCACGACGGTCGCGAGCTACTACATCCTCTATGGAAGCTGGCTGTTGCTGGCCGGAAGCTCGGTCGCCTCTTATTGA
- a CDS encoding glutathione binding-like protein — MIDLHYWTTPNGHKITMFLEEAGLRYKIFPVNIGKGDQFKPEFLAIAPNNRIPAMVDHEPKGGAKPISIFESGAMLLYLAEKTGKFLPADFYGRYDAIQWTFWQMGGLGPMAGQNHHFRNYAVEKIKYAIDRYVNETNRLYGVLNKRLSDREFIAGEYSIADMASYPWIVPYKNQEQNIDDFPHLKRWLETIRERPATMRAYALAKEVNPNFGQPAIRTEEERKLLFGQTAAVVR; from the coding sequence ATGATCGACCTCCATTACTGGACCACGCCGAACGGTCACAAGATAACGATGTTCCTCGAAGAGGCCGGCCTCCGTTACAAAATCTTCCCGGTCAACATCGGCAAGGGCGATCAGTTCAAGCCGGAGTTTCTGGCGATCGCGCCGAACAACCGGATCCCGGCGATGGTCGATCACGAGCCGAAGGGCGGGGCCAAGCCGATCTCGATCTTCGAATCCGGCGCGATGCTGCTGTATCTCGCCGAGAAGACCGGCAAGTTCCTGCCCGCTGATTTCTACGGCCGCTACGACGCGATCCAGTGGACGTTCTGGCAGATGGGCGGGCTCGGGCCGATGGCCGGCCAGAACCATCACTTCCGAAATTACGCCGTGGAAAAGATCAAATACGCCATCGACCGCTATGTGAACGAGACCAACCGGCTCTACGGCGTGCTCAACAAGCGGCTTTCCGATCGCGAATTCATCGCCGGCGAATATTCGATCGCAGACATGGCAAGCTATCCCTGGATCGTGCCTTACAAGAACCAGGAGCAGAACATCGACGATTTTCCGCATCTGAAGCGCTGGCTCGAGACCATCCGCGAGCGGCCGGCCACGATGCGCGCTTACGCCCTCGCCAAGGAGGTCAATCCGAATTTCGGCCAGCCCGCGATCCGCACCGAGGAAGAGCGCAAGCTCTTGTTCGGGCAAACCGCAGCGGTGGTGCGGTAG
- a CDS encoding DUF6719 family protein: protein MLFTGLIAFAVALAVGGTCSAQVIVKTEPMEGQLRTGVTILVDDGTCGRGKIKLITATGGNEMNGRPPRSRTCVSRQADLR, encoded by the coding sequence ATGCTTTTTACTGGCTTGATAGCGTTCGCTGTTGCACTTGCTGTGGGCGGCACTTGCAGCGCCCAAGTAATTGTCAAAACAGAACCGATGGAAGGCCAACTCAGAACCGGGGTGACGATCTTGGTGGACGACGGAACATGCGGCAGGGGAAAGATTAAGCTGATAACCGCAACCGGAGGTAATGAGATGAACGGGCGTCCTCCGCGCTCCAGAACTTGCGTTTCACGTCAGGCCGATCTTCGTTGA
- a CDS encoding MBL fold metallo-hydrolase, whose product MTRDLARRDFLKASAAFAGAAAANAFSCVEIASAAPIEVPTVDKLSIRVLVDSSFDQFFRPKQANGVSIVPMARGADFRKTLHNEWGLSLWLESQAAGAQRTLMLDYGYTPDVLINNMELVGVDPSKLDALIVSHGHYDHFGGLLGFLDKFRDKLPADVKLYAGGEDNFCHRVNPTATKGQFSDFGALDRRQLAAQKVTTVLCETPTVIAGHAFTTGKITRRSMERILPQTWVEFGIKDGLGCNAGHYLPAEMEGKIVPDEHIHEHATCFNVRDMGLVVISSCGHVGIVNSVKQAQEVSGIQKVHAIVGGFHLGPAPADYLKEVVAEVRKLDPDVVIPMHCSGLNFVQEATAQMGDKVLVTTTGSRLTFGI is encoded by the coding sequence ATGACCAGGGATCTGGCGCGCCGGGATTTTCTGAAAGCTTCAGCTGCATTCGCCGGCGCCGCCGCCGCGAACGCGTTTTCATGCGTCGAGATCGCCAGCGCCGCGCCGATCGAGGTGCCGACGGTCGACAAGCTCTCGATCCGCGTGCTGGTCGACAGCAGTTTCGATCAGTTCTTCCGCCCCAAGCAGGCCAACGGCGTGTCGATCGTGCCGATGGCGCGCGGCGCCGATTTCCGCAAGACCCTGCATAATGAATGGGGATTGTCGCTGTGGCTGGAATCGCAGGCCGCGGGCGCCCAGCGCACCCTGATGCTGGATTACGGCTATACGCCCGACGTCCTCATCAACAACATGGAGCTGGTCGGCGTCGACCCGTCGAAACTCGATGCGCTGATCGTCAGCCACGGCCATTACGATCATTTCGGCGGCTTGCTCGGCTTCCTCGACAAATTCCGCGACAAGCTGCCCGCCGACGTCAAGCTCTATGCCGGCGGCGAGGACAATTTCTGTCATCGCGTCAATCCGACGGCGACCAAGGGCCAGTTCTCTGATTTCGGCGCGCTCGATCGCCGCCAGCTCGCCGCGCAGAAAGTCACGACTGTATTGTGCGAAACGCCGACCGTGATCGCCGGCCATGCGTTCACGACAGGCAAGATCACGCGGCGCAGCATGGAGCGCATCCTGCCGCAGACCTGGGTCGAATTCGGCATCAAAGATGGGCTGGGCTGCAATGCCGGCCACTATCTGCCGGCCGAGATGGAAGGCAAGATCGTGCCCGACGAGCACATCCACGAGCACGCGACCTGCTTCAACGTCAGGGATATGGGCCTGGTCGTGATCAGTTCCTGCGGCCATGTCGGCATCGTCAATTCGGTCAAGCAGGCGCAGGAAGTCTCGGGCATTCAGAAAGTTCACGCCATCGTCGGCGGCTTCCATCTCGGACCGGCGCCGGCGGATTACCTCAAGGAGGTCGTCGCCGAGGTCAGGAAACTCGATCCCGACGTGGTGATTCCGATGCATTGCAGCGGATTGAATTTCGTCCAGGAGGCCACCGCGCAGATGGGCGACAAGGTGCTGGTCACCACCACCGGCAGCCGCCTCACCTTCGGCATATGA
- a CDS encoding extracellular solute-binding protein, with protein sequence MTTVTRRHVLKSGTALVGGMAGILATGRAPAFAQGTTVHWLRWTDFVPASDQLLRNEIAKEGEKALGIKLNIETINANDIQARVTSAIQSGSGPDVICVLNNWGQLYGESVIDVSDIAEELGKGQGGFYETSRAVANDGKKWIAVPWCIVGLQIAYRKSWFAEIGYTDGKFPQTWEEYREAGKKLKAKGRPIGQTLGHTFGDAPAFAYPYLWSWGGKEVEADGKTVVLNSPATVESVKFMVAFWKDAHDEGGLAWDDSNNNRAFLSGTCSATLNGASIYIEALRKPDTYKTEAGGQLKDDILHAALPKGPGGQFSYHVPFSNLLMGYSKNQDAAKKFLGWIHSKDVYDKWFVSQKGFSVGPTTDWEKHKLWGDDPIMLPYKQAARTGRFAGYQGPSTRKAAEVVTKYIIIDMYAKAVQGMPAEDAVKWAEAELTKVYV encoded by the coding sequence ATGACGACAGTAACCCGACGTCACGTCCTCAAGAGCGGTACCGCGCTCGTGGGCGGCATGGCCGGCATCCTGGCCACCGGCCGCGCGCCCGCTTTTGCACAGGGCACGACGGTACACTGGCTGCGCTGGACCGACTTCGTTCCGGCGTCAGATCAGCTTCTGCGCAACGAAATCGCCAAAGAGGGCGAGAAGGCGCTCGGCATAAAGCTCAATATCGAGACCATCAACGCCAACGACATCCAGGCCCGCGTCACCTCGGCGATCCAGTCGGGGTCGGGCCCCGACGTCATCTGCGTCCTCAACAATTGGGGGCAACTTTACGGCGAGAGCGTCATAGACGTCAGCGACATCGCTGAGGAACTCGGCAAGGGCCAGGGCGGCTTCTACGAAACATCCCGCGCTGTCGCCAATGACGGCAAGAAATGGATCGCAGTGCCGTGGTGCATCGTCGGCCTGCAGATCGCATACCGAAAGTCCTGGTTTGCCGAGATCGGCTACACGGATGGAAAATTTCCCCAGACGTGGGAAGAGTATCGCGAGGCCGGCAAGAAGCTGAAGGCAAAGGGACGGCCCATCGGCCAAACGCTGGGTCACACCTTCGGCGATGCGCCCGCCTTCGCTTACCCCTACCTGTGGTCCTGGGGCGGCAAAGAGGTCGAAGCAGACGGCAAGACGGTTGTGCTGAACAGCCCAGCAACGGTCGAGTCGGTGAAGTTCATGGTGGCCTTCTGGAAGGACGCCCACGATGAAGGCGGGCTCGCCTGGGACGATTCCAACAACAACCGCGCTTTTCTGTCGGGGACGTGCAGCGCCACGCTCAATGGCGCCTCGATCTACATCGAGGCTCTGCGCAAGCCGGATACCTACAAGACGGAGGCAGGCGGGCAACTGAAGGACGACATCCTGCACGCCGCGCTGCCCAAGGGCCCCGGCGGGCAGTTCAGCTATCACGTCCCGTTCTCGAACCTCCTGATGGGTTATTCGAAGAACCAGGATGCGGCGAAGAAATTCCTTGGCTGGATTCACTCCAAAGACGTCTACGACAAGTGGTTCGTCTCCCAGAAGGGCTTCTCGGTCGGCCCGACCACGGATTGGGAAAAGCACAAGCTGTGGGGCGACGACCCGATCATGCTGCCCTACAAGCAAGCGGCGCGCACAGGGCGCTTTGCTGGCTACCAAGGGCCCTCTACGCGCAAGGCAGCCGAGGTCGTAACCAAGTACATCATCATTGATATGTACGCAAAGGCCGTCCAGGGCATGCCCGCCGAGGATGCCGTGAAGTGGGCAGAGGCTGAGCTCACGAAGGTCTACGTCTGA
- a CDS encoding NAD(P)-dependent alcohol dehydrogenase, whose protein sequence is MKVAAVKAPGGLDKIVVEGRSEPIAGPGQVLVKLHASSLNFHDLAVVSGRIKTADGRIPMSDGAGEVVGIGDGVGAVKTGDHVLSTFFPNWTSGGPTGDRLRGVPGDHIDGFAAEYVAMPATAFTRLPKGWSFAQAATLPCAALTAWRALMVEARIKPGDVVLTQGTGGVSIFAVQFAKAAGATVIATSSSDEKLARLKDLGADHLINYKSDPKWGRSAAALATGQGVDAVVEVGGPGTLSQSIHACRIGGHISLIGVLTGVAGDVPTALAMSKNVTIKGITVGSRQEQQEMIAAIDANGIQPIIDSTFPLDAIAAAFRHQVSQSHFGKICLTL, encoded by the coding sequence GTGAAGGTCGCCGCCGTTAAGGCCCCAGGGGGGCTCGACAAGATCGTCGTCGAAGGACGCTCCGAACCGATCGCCGGACCAGGGCAGGTTTTGGTCAAACTGCACGCCAGTTCGTTGAACTTTCACGACCTCGCTGTCGTCTCCGGGAGGATCAAGACGGCCGACGGCCGCATCCCGATGTCCGACGGTGCCGGCGAAGTCGTGGGCATCGGCGATGGCGTCGGCGCCGTGAAAACGGGAGATCATGTTCTCTCAACCTTCTTTCCGAATTGGACGTCAGGTGGTCCAACGGGCGACCGGCTCAGGGGAGTGCCGGGGGATCACATAGATGGCTTCGCCGCCGAGTATGTAGCCATGCCCGCCACGGCGTTCACACGGCTGCCCAAGGGGTGGAGCTTTGCCCAGGCGGCCACTTTGCCCTGCGCCGCCCTGACCGCGTGGCGCGCGCTGATGGTCGAGGCGCGGATCAAGCCGGGAGATGTCGTGTTGACCCAAGGGACCGGCGGTGTCTCAATCTTTGCAGTTCAGTTCGCCAAGGCCGCTGGCGCGACGGTGATCGCAACCTCGTCGTCCGATGAAAAGCTGGCGCGTTTGAAAGACCTCGGTGCGGACCACTTGATCAACTACAAGAGCGATCCGAAATGGGGTCGGTCTGCGGCGGCTTTGGCTACCGGGCAGGGCGTTGACGCTGTCGTCGAAGTCGGCGGCCCCGGAACCCTGTCCCAGTCGATCCACGCCTGCCGGATCGGCGGTCATATCTCCTTGATCGGCGTGTTGACCGGGGTTGCTGGAGATGTCCCTACCGCTTTGGCCATGTCCAAGAACGTGACGATCAAGGGCATCACCGTGGGCTCTCGCCAGGAACAGCAAGAGATGATCGCCGCGATCGACGCTAACGGCATCCAGCCGATCATCGACTCAACGTTCCCGCTGGATGCGATCGCGGCTGCGTTCCGGCATCAGGTTTCGCAGAGTCATTTCGGAAAAATTTGTCTTACGTTGTGA
- a CDS encoding sugar ABC transporter permease has protein sequence MAISAVSATTLREAPPPRRQRLLEDERWLAFVLLVPTIVLLGMFIAYPFIRGILLSVTSSRVGMPGDFVGLANFYKIFNDGIFRTSVYNTFVYTGVTTVFKLALGLWLAMLLNRNFRGKAFTRAFILLPFIIPTVLSTFAWKWMFDPTFSVLNWLLYHFGLITGRINWLGDPDLAMISIIIVNIWRGVPFFAISLLAGLQTISPELNEAAAVDGAKPWQRFWHITWPLLLPVTMVVVLFSVIQTFADFQIVYVMTGGGPANATHLFATYAYQIGIGTGLLSEGAAISLAMFPVLFLVVIIQLLYIRRVEVR, from the coding sequence ATGGCGATAAGCGCGGTTTCCGCCACCACGCTCCGCGAGGCGCCCCCTCCGCGGCGACAGCGGTTGCTCGAGGACGAGCGCTGGCTGGCGTTCGTGCTGCTGGTGCCGACCATCGTGCTGCTCGGCATGTTCATCGCCTATCCCTTCATTCGAGGGATATTGCTGTCGGTCACCAGCTCGCGCGTCGGTATGCCCGGCGACTTCGTCGGCCTCGCTAACTTCTACAAGATCTTCAATGACGGGATCTTTCGCACCTCCGTTTACAACACCTTCGTCTATACGGGCGTGACCACCGTCTTCAAGCTGGCGCTCGGGCTGTGGCTGGCCATGCTGCTCAACCGTAATTTCCGCGGCAAGGCTTTTACCCGTGCTTTCATCCTGCTGCCTTTCATTATCCCGACCGTGCTCTCGACTTTCGCCTGGAAGTGGATGTTCGACCCGACGTTCAGCGTTCTCAATTGGCTCCTCTACCATTTCGGCTTGATCACCGGTCGGATCAACTGGCTGGGCGATCCGGACCTCGCCATGATCTCGATCATCATCGTCAACATCTGGCGCGGGGTGCCGTTCTTCGCCATCAGCCTGCTCGCCGGCCTGCAGACCATCAGTCCCGAACTCAACGAGGCCGCCGCCGTCGACGGCGCCAAGCCGTGGCAGCGATTCTGGCACATCACCTGGCCGCTGCTGCTGCCCGTGACCATGGTCGTGGTGCTGTTCTCGGTGATTCAGACGTTCGCCGACTTCCAGATCGTCTATGTGATGACGGGCGGCGGACCAGCCAACGCAACGCACCTGTTCGCCACCTACGCCTATCAGATCGGCATCGGCACCGGCCTCTTGAGCGAGGGCGCCGCCATCTCGCTCGCAATGTTTCCAGTCTTGTTTCTGGTCGTCATCATCCAACTTCTCTACATCCGCCGCGTGGAGGTCCGCTGA
- a CDS encoding carbohydrate ABC transporter permease has protein sequence MIEGAIWRKWVFFYVPMALFLLFLLFPFYWMVITSVRPDGELYRPWNSINYNPFWTWKPTWDHVRYLFEETLFASWLWNTTFIALASTAISLVCGVFAGYALSRLNFPFAGSLGTAIFITYLVPQTLLFIPLAEIIRNYRLGDTPWSLILTYPTFLIPFCTWLMMGYFKAVPRELEECARIDGASRWQAMLYIVIPVAIPGILSAGIFAFTLSWNEFIYALVFLSSPAQKTVSVGVTSELIRGDVFYWGPLMAGALLGSIPVAIAYSFFVEHYVAGLTGSVKG, from the coding sequence ATGATCGAAGGTGCAATCTGGCGAAAGTGGGTGTTCTTCTACGTCCCCATGGCGCTGTTCCTGCTTTTCCTGCTGTTCCCGTTCTACTGGATGGTGATCACTTCGGTGCGGCCGGACGGCGAGCTTTACCGGCCCTGGAATTCGATCAACTACAATCCGTTCTGGACCTGGAAACCGACCTGGGACCATGTCAGGTACCTGTTCGAGGAGACGCTGTTCGCATCGTGGCTGTGGAACACGACGTTCATCGCGCTCGCGTCAACCGCTATCTCGCTCGTGTGCGGCGTGTTCGCCGGCTATGCTCTGTCGCGGCTGAACTTTCCATTTGCCGGCAGCCTGGGCACCGCCATCTTCATTACCTATCTGGTGCCCCAGACGCTGCTGTTCATTCCGCTGGCCGAGATCATCCGCAACTATCGATTGGGTGATACGCCCTGGTCGCTGATCCTGACCTATCCAACATTTCTTATTCCGTTCTGCACCTGGCTGATGATGGGCTACTTCAAGGCCGTGCCCAGGGAGCTCGAGGAATGCGCGCGCATTGACGGAGCCTCGCGCTGGCAGGCCATGCTCTACATCGTCATCCCGGTGGCGATTCCAGGCATCCTCTCGGCCGGCATCTTCGCTTTCACGCTGTCGTGGAACGAGTTCATCTATGCACTTGTCTTCCTGTCCTCGCCTGCGCAGAAGACCGTGTCGGTGGGCGTCACATCGGAGCTGATCCGCGGCGATGTATTCTACTGGGGGCCGCTGATGGCTGGCGCCCTGCTCGGATCGATCCCGGTCGCTATCGCCTATTCGTTTTTCGTCGAGCACTACGTCGCGGGATTGACCGGATCGGTGAAGGGCTGA